The bacterium genome segment GAGTATGACTTATCTGAAATTTCTCCTTCTTTGGCTATGCCTCATACCGTTGATAATGTTGTTAGTGTTACTAAATTAAAAGGCATGAAAATCGATCAAGCCTTGATAGGAACTTGTACTAATGGTCGGATAGAAGATTTAAGAATAGCTGCTTTGATATTAGAGGGGAAGAAAGTTCATCCCGATGTAAGATTAATTGTCGCTCCAGCTTCTAAAAACATTTACCTTAAAGCCATGGAAGAAGGAATTATTCAAACCTTAGTAAAAGCAGGAGCAGCGGTAGTTACCCCAGGTTGTGGTCCTTGCGTAGGCACCCATAATGGTGTTCCTAGCGATGGAGAAAAGGTCATCTCGACCGCTAATCGTAATTTTAAAGGAAGAATGGGAAATAACCAAGCCGAAATTTACTTAGCTTCTCCTGCAACAGTAGCTATTTCAGCTCTAAAAGGAGAGGTTTTCGATCCAAGAGAAATTTAAAAAAATATTCTTAGGAGTAATGAGACTAAAAGGAGGTTGTCGAAGATGCCTACTCGACAAATAAGTGGTTTTAGCCATAAGTTTGGTGATCATATTAATACTGACTATATTATTTCAGGGAGATATAAGTTTTCTACCTTAGATATGAATGAATTAGCTAAGCATATTATGGAAGATTTAGACAAGCACTTTTATGAAAAGATAAAGCCAGGGGACATGATAGTGGCTGGAGAAAATTTTGGTTGCGGTTCTTCCAGAGAACAAGCTACTTTAGCCATTAAACATGCTCAGATTTCAGCAGTCTTAGCGAAGTCATTTGCCCGGATTTTTTATCGAAATGCCATTAATGGAGGATTGGTGGTGATAGAATGCGATACAGATAAAATTGAAGATGGTGACCAATTAGCTATTGACTTAGAAAAAGGAATGATTAATAATCTTACCAAAAACATAGAAGTAAAAAGCCAACCACTCCCTTTAGCGATGATCAAGATACTATCTGAGGGGGGATTAGTGGCTTATTTTAAGAAGTATAAAACCTTTGAAGTAAAGTAGTCCAATGAAGGAAATTATTCAAGAAGAGCTAAGATCTAAAGAAAGATACCTAATTGTTTGCCCCGAGGAAGATTCCTTTTACTTAAAAATAGCTTTTCATTTGGTTGAGAAATTAAGGAATAAAGGGGTGGAGGTAGAGAGAAGTGTAGATTTAAAAAGTAAGGAAGAAATTTTAAATTATAGTGGCCAGAAAGGGATAAAGAAGGTTATCTTTATTGGTTTATCTAAAGAAGAAGTGGTGGTGGTGGATCTTAGCACCAAGAAAGAAGAAAGTTTAAAGATTATAGACATTTTATCAGAGGAGTAAGTTATGAGTGTTGTAGTAATTGTAGGAGCTCAATGGGGAGATGAAGGCAAAGGAAAGATTATTGATTATTTAAGTAAAGATGTTGACATTGTAGCTCGTTTTCAAGGAGGAGATAATGCTGGTCATACCGTAATCTATAAAGACAAAGAGTTAGTTTTGCATTTAATTCCTTGTGGTATCTTGCATGAAAAGGCAATATGTATCATTGGAAGTGGAGTGGTCATAAACCCTAAGGCTTTGGTTAAAGAGATTAATAACTTAGTTTCTTTAGGTATAAATTTAAAAGATCGACTTTTTATTAGCGAGAGTGCTCATGTAATTATGCCTTATCATGCTTGCCTGGATCGAATAAATGAAAGATTAAGAGGAAAAGGAAAGATTGGCACTACCGGGAAAGGGATTGGCCCTGCTTATATGGACTTAGTTTCCAGGGTAGGAATTAGGATAATCGATCTTTTAGATAAAGAGATCTTTGTTAAAAAATTAGAAAAGAATTTAGAAGAAAAAAGGTATTTTTTGGAGCAATATAATGGCTGGGGAGAATTTAACTTTGATGAAATAAAGGAAGAGTATCTAAACTATGGTCAAGAGATAGAGAAGTATGTCTCTAATACAATCGTATACTTAAATGAAGCTATTAAAGCTCAAAAGAAGATATTGTTTGAAGGAGCTCAAGGAGCCCTTTTAGATGTCTATTATGGCACTTTTCCTTATGTGACCTCTTCTAATACTACTGCTGGAGGGGCCTGTATAGGAAGTGGGATTGGACCTACTGAGATT includes the following:
- a CDS encoding 3-isopropylmalate dehydratase small subunit; translated protein: MPTRQISGFSHKFGDHINTDYIISGRYKFSTLDMNELAKHIMEDLDKHFYEKIKPGDMIVAGENFGCGSSREQATLAIKHAQISAVLAKSFARIFYRNAINGGLVVIECDTDKIEDGDQLAIDLEKGMINNLTKNIEVKSQPLPLAMIKILSEGGLVAYFKKYKTFEVK
- a CDS encoding adenylosuccinate synthase; the protein is MSVVVIVGAQWGDEGKGKIIDYLSKDVDIVARFQGGDNAGHTVIYKDKELVLHLIPCGILHEKAICIIGSGVVINPKALVKEINNLVSLGINLKDRLFISESAHVIMPYHACLDRINERLRGKGKIGTTGKGIGPAYMDLVSRVGIRIIDLLDKEIFVKKLEKNLEEKRYFLEQYNGWGEFNFDEIKEEYLNYGQEIEKYVSNTIVYLNEAIKAQKKILFEGAQGALLDVYYGTFPYVTSSNTTAGGACIGSGIGPTEIKKVIGVTKAYTTRVGEGPFPTELDEEMNNQMRIKGKEFGATTGRPRRCGWLDIVALKHAKYINGFKSIIMTKLDILSGLKEIKICTGYKYKERILKDFPSSLEILGSCQPIYEILPGWEEDISEISNFKDLPSQAKGYLSKVEELLEVKIELISTGPKRFQITSREVYD